GTTAAGGGCAATACTGCAACAAACGCAACCAAACCTGCAACTGTAGAAACCGGTCACGAAGTCAATGTTCCTCTATTCATTAATGAAGGTGATAAGATTAAAATTGAAACCGAAAAAGGAACCTATAAGGAACGTATAAAAGAATAGATCTTGCAGTTTCCCAAAACATATACTCTAAAACAAATTGCTGACATCATCAAGGCAAAACCCATTGGCAACGATGATTTTGAGATTACTGGCATGAACGAAATTCATGTTATCAATTCAGGTGAAATTGTATTTGTTGACCACCCAAAATACTACGACAAAGCTTTACAATCTAAAGCCAGTGTCATTTTGATCAACAAAGAAGTGGAATGCCCAGATGGCAAAGCTCTATTGATTTCTGACGACCCGTTTAGAGATTTTAACAAGCTTACAGATTATTTTAACCGTTTTGAAAAATCAAATCAAAACATTAGCGATTCAGCTATTATCGGCAAAAACACAATCATTCAACCTCAAGTTTTTATTGGGCACAATGTTAAAATAGGTAAAAACTGTATTATTCATCCCAATACTTGTCTTTATGATGGTGTTGAAATTGGTGATAATGTGATTTTGCACTCGGGAGTTGTTTTAGGTGCTGATGCATTTTACTACAAAAACCGACAAACCCATCACGACAAGCTCAAATCTGGTGGTAGCGTTATCATAGAAGATGATGTTGAACTCGGTGCTAATACAACCATTGACAAAGGCGTAACAGCAAACACCATTATCAAAAAAGGAACAAAAATTGACAATCAAGTCCAAATTGGTCACGATACTATTGTTGGCGAGCGTTGCATCATCGTCGCACAAGTCGGAATTGCAGGTTGTGTTGTAGTTGAAGATGAGGTGACTATTTGGGGACAAGTTGGCATTGCCAGTGGTTTGAAAATTGGTAAAAAATCAATCATATTAGCCACTTCTGGAATCAGTAAAGATTGCGAGCCAGGCAAAACCTATTTTGGATCGCCTGCAGCTGATATCAGAAAAAATACAGAGAATTAGCTTCTCTAAGTCGCTTACCTGATGTGCTATCAAAACTCAAAAAATTAATTTAAATATGTCTTATAAAGAGATAGTAACTCATTTTTTATATTCAGATTATTATAAAGACAAAAATGTATTTAAAGATTATATTCATCCAAAATTAGAATTGAATTGGAACAGTAGCGATGGGTTTTTGAAACTCGATTTTGATGGTTTTTTTGAAATGGTTCAAAATATGGGAAAAACCTTTACAGTCTTAACCCCAGAATTTAGTCATATTTTTGCAGAAAACAACAAAGTTTGCGTGCGTTTCACCTATCATGTAGAAACTTTAGAACATGAAGAAAACTTACCTCTTGCTCACTTTATGAGTATTTGGGAAATTGAAGATGATAAAATCCGAAAAGGCTTTATAATGAGCCAAGTCGCAGACGATAGTGTAGATAATATTTTCTCTTATATCGAAAATTAAATTTTGTATCCTAAAAGACACTTAATAACTTTAAGATATCATCAAAAAAAATTACTTTTGCCTAAATTCAAAATAAGATTATGAGCGTTTTAGTCAACAAGAATTCAAAAATTATTGTTCAAGGATTTACTGGTAGTGAAGGCACTTTTCACGCCGAACAAATGATTGAATACGGCACCAATATTGTAGGTGGTGTAACTCCAGGAAAAGGAGGCACAACCCATCTGGGAAAACCCGTATTCAATACAGTTGAAGAAGCTGTAAAAGAAGTTTCTGCTGATACCACTATCATCTTTGTACCACCAGCTTTTGCTGCAGATGCTATTATGGAAGTCGCTGATGCTGGCATAAAGGTGATCATTACCATCACAGAAGGTATTCCGGTTGCTGATATGATAAAGGTTTCAAACTATATCAAAAATAGAGATTGTAGATTGATTGGTCCTAACTGTCCAGGTGTGATTACGCCAGGTGAAGCCAAAGTTGGTATCATGCCAGGTTTTGTTTTCAAAAAAGGTAAAGTTGGTATTGTTTCAAAATCAGGAACTTTAACCTACGAAGTCGCCGACCAAGTCGTAAAAGAAGGTTTAGGCATAACAACAGCCATAGGAATTGGCGGTGACCCAATTATAGGAACAACCACAAAAGAAGCCATAGAACTCCTCGTGAACGATTCAGACACCGAATGTGTTGTGATGATAGGCGAAATTGGCGGACAATTAGAAGCTGAAGCGACTAAATGGTATAAAAATAGCGGAAGCAAAAAACCAGTTGTAGGTTTCATAGCTGGAGAAACTGCACCTGCTGGACGAACTATGGGTCATGCTGGAGCAATAGTCGGTGGAAGTGAAGACACCGCTCAAGCTAAAAAGAAAATCTTAAAAGAAAGCGGCATTCACGTTGTAGATTCGCCTGCTGAAATTGGCAAAAAAGTTAAAGAAGTTTTGTCGGCTTAGAAATGAGATATTGAGCTGATAAATGTGTTTTTTAGATTTTTGACAAAAGTCTGCTATATGTAATCCCTCAAACTCATAAAAACTTTAGTCCCTCGGCTAACGTAAAATGAGTAAATTTTGGATTGAAAGTTGAAACTTCAAATAAAATATAAATGATTGATTTATAGTGGTATAATTTTAGGTTAGTCAGAATGGTAAAAAATTTGAAATCGGTATTTCACTAAATACTATTAGACAATACAAATATCTACTTTTTTAAAAAATCAGTCAAGGGTTTTATAAATCTATCAAAAGACTCTATATGAGGCAAATGACCAATGTTTTCCAATTCTATTAAGGTTGAGTTTGGTATAGCTTTATGAGTTTTCTTCCCTAATTTATTGTAAAGCCCCATTTTTGATTGAGTTTCTTTCGGAGCTCTTCCTCTGCCTATAGCTGTCCTGTCGCGTGTACCGATGATAAGCAGTGTCGGGCATTTAAGGTTTTTGAATTCATACACTACGGGCTGGGTAAAAATCATATCCATAGTCAGGGTCGCATTCCAAGCGACGATAGGATAATCTTTGTGCATTGTCCAACCCGCCAATAGGTTAAGCCAACGGTCATATTGAGGCTTCCAAGTATTGTCATAATAATATTTCATCTGATAGTTGCGATAGCTTTCTACTGTGTTTTTCAATTCACTTTGATAGTTAGCGTCAATGGTTTGATAGCTTGTCAGAACTTTGTAATCCTCCAGACCGATTGGGTTTTCTAGGATGAGCTTTTCTGTCATTTCAGGATAAGATAATGCAAACCTTGTGGCAAGCATTCCACCCATTGAATGTCCTAATACATTAATTTTATTGATTTTTAGACTATCGAGTATAGATTTGGTATTATGAGCCAACTGCTGAAAACTATATTGGTAGTATTCAGGTTTGGTGGATTTTCCAAAGCCAATTTGGTCAGCTGCGATTACACGAAAACCTTCATTTCTCAGTGCTTTTATAGTTTGCTCCCAATAAGCGATACTGAAATTTTTACCGTGCATGAGCAGTGCGGTTTTTCCATTAGCATTTGATGATGGTAAGACATCTACATAAGCCATTCTTAGATTTTGCCCTTGCGATTTAAACGTATGAAACTTGACATCAAAAGGGTATTTTACAGTCGTAAGGTCTTTATCCAACGCTACTAACGTATCTTGAGAGTAGCATGAAAAAAATGAGGTAATCACTAACAATATTAAGATGTTTGTTTTCATATTCAGTTTTTTATATTAGGAATAATCGGTTATTTTAATGTTTCAGACTGAGGCGAAATTTAAAATTATATATTGAACAAAATGTTATATTATATACATTTACCTATATCTAATCAATTTCACTTTGCAATAGACTAAAGTTTATTAAGAGTATAAGGGAAATACGCACTATATATTTTTGTTTATCATCATTGATGTTCATAAAATCAACACTTTTATTTGTATTTGTGTTTGTAAAGTTAAAAAAAATCTTAACCTTT
This genomic window from Flavobacterium sp. CS20 contains:
- a CDS encoding nuclear transport factor 2 family protein; its protein translation is MSYKEIVTHFLYSDYYKDKNVFKDYIHPKLELNWNSSDGFLKLDFDGFFEMVQNMGKTFTVLTPEFSHIFAENNKVCVRFTYHVETLEHEENLPLAHFMSIWEIEDDKIRKGFIMSQVADDSVDNIFSYIEN
- the sucD gene encoding succinate--CoA ligase subunit alpha, which produces MSVLVNKNSKIIVQGFTGSEGTFHAEQMIEYGTNIVGGVTPGKGGTTHLGKPVFNTVEEAVKEVSADTTIIFVPPAFAADAIMEVADAGIKVIITITEGIPVADMIKVSNYIKNRDCRLIGPNCPGVITPGEAKVGIMPGFVFKKGKVGIVSKSGTLTYEVADQVVKEGLGITTAIGIGGDPIIGTTTKEAIELLVNDSDTECVVMIGEIGGQLEAEATKWYKNSGSKKPVVGFIAGETAPAGRTMGHAGAIVGGSEDTAQAKKKILKESGIHVVDSPAEIGKKVKEVLSA
- a CDS encoding alpha/beta fold hydrolase; the encoded protein is MKTNILILLVITSFFSCYSQDTLVALDKDLTTVKYPFDVKFHTFKSQGQNLRMAYVDVLPSSNANGKTALLMHGKNFSIAYWEQTIKALRNEGFRVIAADQIGFGKSTKPEYYQYSFQQLAHNTKSILDSLKINKINVLGHSMGGMLATRFALSYPEMTEKLILENPIGLEDYKVLTSYQTIDANYQSELKNTVESYRNYQMKYYYDNTWKPQYDRWLNLLAGWTMHKDYPIVAWNATLTMDMIFTQPVVYEFKNLKCPTLLIIGTRDRTAIGRGRAPKETQSKMGLYNKLGKKTHKAIPNSTLIELENIGHLPHIESFDRFIKPLTDFLKK